The genomic stretch AAAGAAGAAAAAACGAGGAGCTTGAAGAGTTCCTAGAACTCATCAAGGCGGCGGTCACCCTCCAGCCGGAGAAGCTCCAGGAGGGACTTGCAGAGACAAAAAAGGCCCTCCTTTCAATGAGGGACATAGCCAAAGTTTACGTCCTGACCGGAAGCGGAACTGAGGAGTTCTACGAGGTGAAGGGTTCGCTCGTCGAACTGCTGAAAAACCTTCGGAAGCTTGCAGTTGTTTCCGTTCCGGAGGAATCAATATACTCCCTATTCAATGACGTTATAGTCAGCGTCAAAAGGCTTGATCTGCCGATGAAGGTATCCCACAACGGTAGGGAAAAGGAACTCAACCCGGAGAGGAGCTTTATCCAGATACACAAGCTCGTATACGCAACGATAGAGAAGCTTGAAGAAATATCCGAAATGATTCAAGAACCGATCCCAGTGACCCCGATTGAGAAGGAATTCTACGAAAAGCTCAGAATACAGTTTGAAGAGCTCCAAAAGCTAGAACAGCAGGTGAACGAGTTACTGCTGAGACTGTCACCTCCCAAGGGATCGGAGAAAGAAACAAAAGAACGCAGCATAGAGGAAATTCTGGAGGAACTCCTTTAGAACTCCTCCCCGAGAAGTTTGTCCAGGTCAAGCATTATGAGCAGTCTCTCGCCCTCGTTTATTTTGGCAATGCCCTTTATGTACCTTATATCCACCCTGCTCGTGAGAGTCTTTGGTGGCTGCTCAATCTGCTCATCGGTCAGCGTTATAACGTCAGAGACTGAATCCACGATTATTCCGACGATCTCATCCTTTACCTCTGCTATTATGATTTTTTTCCGGGACAGGTCATCATCCGGTTCATAGTAGCCGAGCAGCTTCTTCAGATTGACGACCGTTGTTATCTGCCCGCGAAGGTTTATGACCCCTTCAACGAAGTCAGGGGCGTTCGGAACCCTCGTTATCGGCATCATCTCCTTGATCTCCCGTACTTTAGATATGTCCAGGCAGAACTCTTCGCTTCCGACCATAAACGCAACAACCTGCACTTCACTCATGGAATCACCCCCTTCATGCGGTTGAGGATGGAGACAGACCTGTCAAGTAGTTCGTTGATTTCAGTTAAAGTGTTTTCTATCTCGTCAAGGCCTCTCGAAAACTCCAGCATGGAATCAGACATCTCAGAGAGCCTGTCCTGAAGGGCCCTCTGAACTGAGTAGACCCTATCCATGGTGTCCATTATCATCTGTACAGATTGAGCCTGTCCATCGATGCTGTCGGAGAGATCCTTTATCATGCCCGCGGTCTCGTTAGCCCTTCTGGCTATGTCGTCAAAGGCCGCTATCAGCTCCTGAACGGCCTCCCGTATCTCGGAGGTAACTGAGAATTCCCTTTCAATCGAATTGACTACCGTGTCTATGCTCCGCTGCATGTTGACTATTAGAGAGGAGATTTGTTCCGTTGATTTCTTGGCCTGATCAGCCAGTTCCCTTATGTTCTCTGCAACTACAGCAAAACCCCTTCCGTACTCCCCACTCCTGGCGGCTTCTATAGAGGCGTTTAATGCCAAAAGGTTCGTCTGGTCTGCAATCGATGAGATAACCCCTACTATCTCACCTATCCGCTTTGACTGCTCAACGAGTGTGGAAATCGCCTGCTCCATTTCCCGGTTTACTTCGGTTATATTTGCAACGTTCAGGGCAACATTGTCCGATATCTCTTTGCCCTTCTCCGCCATGGTGGCGGTCTCCAGGGCGTACTCCTTGAGCGCCTGCGCCTGGGTGTTCATCTCCTCTATACCCGCGGTCAGCGTCTCGATGTAGTCCCCGAGCTCAGCCGTGGTGGAGCGTTCCTCTTCAAAATTCCCCAGAAGTTCGTTCGCATCGAAGGGGACCGTCATGGTTGGAACGCTAGACACCAATTCCTTAGTCCTGGAGAGAAGCTCCAGGGAGTCTTCCAGCGAGGGGAGAAGTTCAGACCGCATTCTATCCCATGCGGGGCTTCCCTCCGCTTTGGGTATTTTCAGCATTTCTTCCAGCCGGAGGAACCGAATCCGGAGTTCTTCATCAAAATCTTCCAGATTTGGGGAGACTCCCTCCATGAGGGAATCCAAAGCCTGAGAACACTTCAAGATTACGGTCTTCAGTTCCCTGTCCGAGAGCAAACTCACGGCGAGGGATAACATAAGACCGAGTAGGAATCCAGCGAGGGGGCTAAAGTAGACGGTTCCAAGAACGGCCAGCAGGGGCACTCCCAATCCGAGTATCCACATGACTGACGCCTTCACCACCCTCATCCCCAACGTCCTTTATTTGTTTATGCTGGATAAAAGATTTTCGTCTGTAGGTAATAACCATTAATACGAGTTACAATAAT from Thermococcus sp. 21S7 encodes the following:
- a CDS encoding chemotaxis protein CheW; amino-acid sequence: MSEVQVVAFMVGSEEFCLDISKVREIKEMMPITRVPNAPDFVEGVINLRGQITTVVNLKKLLGYYEPDDDLSRKKIIIAEVKDEIVGIIVDSVSDVITLTDEQIEQPPKTLTSRVDIRYIKGIAKINEGERLLIMLDLDKLLGEEF
- a CDS encoding methyl-accepting chemotaxis protein, with the translated sequence MRVVKASVMWILGLGVPLLAVLGTVYFSPLAGFLLGLMLSLAVSLLSDRELKTVILKCSQALDSLMEGVSPNLEDFDEELRIRFLRLEEMLKIPKAEGSPAWDRMRSELLPSLEDSLELLSRTKELVSSVPTMTVPFDANELLGNFEEERSTTAELGDYIETLTAGIEEMNTQAQALKEYALETATMAEKGKEISDNVALNVANITEVNREMEQAISTLVEQSKRIGEIVGVISSIADQTNLLALNASIEAARSGEYGRGFAVVAENIRELADQAKKSTEQISSLIVNMQRSIDTVVNSIEREFSVTSEIREAVQELIAAFDDIARRANETAGMIKDLSDSIDGQAQSVQMIMDTMDRVYSVQRALQDRLSEMSDSMLEFSRGLDEIENTLTEINELLDRSVSILNRMKGVIP